TGGACCTGGTAAGATTGACACATACCGAGGCTCTTCAGAGTAAGAGGAAGTGGTTACTGTGCAGTTTCCTGAGCTGCAATTTTTGCCAGTCACTGAGCATTGTATGTACGTGTCGTTGTACCCAGAATTGTGATTTCGGTCCTCTGACATGGATAGTCAGTGCTGAGGATAACTTTGTTCCTGTAACGAGGTTCACTTCATTCCAGTAGCATATTTGTGGATCAAGCTGACAGAAATTACAGCCCAGACTTTTCTGTAGACCAAGACTCCAATACACTTCGGTTTTATACATTGCAATATAGGATGTAATAACTAGAGCCTTTGTTTTGGATGATCAGAGATTACATTTACCTCAGTTTTAATTGGAAGATCATGATTGCACCCTTGATAGTTGAGTTGTTGACGCAGACTATGCTCGAATATTTACTGTTTGTTCCATCCGTAGCAAATATTTGGTTAAAaatgagatatatataaatagggCATATGTAGGCACAGAGAGTTGCTCGAAACTCTGTAGCTTCTAGGTGTTTAGATTCTGATCCTGCATGTCGGCCCTAACAGAATACATGCAAATACAATTTGCTATGCTGCTGTAGAATCAAAGCACGCCAGCAAACCCCAAACGCGAATTGCTTCTGCAATTACAATTTACAAACACACGCTACCGAGTTGATTTGGCAAGGTCGAAAAGTTCCTATCAAATTGCAGTGATAGGCTATGCTTTCCGATCAACACATCCTGCACAAGGTAACAAGGCGAACATAACGACGGTTTCCCATATCACTGATTGCCAAAAACCTGTTTACATGAGTAGGAACGAAAGCACAAGCTCGCTTCTTCCCAGAATACCACATTGTGTTACCATGTACGGACCCAGCACAATGAATCGGCGATGATCAGACGCAGGACATATCTTTACATAGACTACGCAGACATTAGTTGGACACCACATTAACTGGTTAACTTGTAGAAGTCCTAAGAGGAGGGAGGAACTAAGTACATCGCCGAAGTTTTGTTTGGCAATGGCAAAGATGATTAACCCTAACCCTGCAGCTCTATAGAGCGATAGGAAGGAAATAACAATCCCATATCAGTTGAAATATCCTACTGAAGAAACGCACATGCCACGCTGCACCATGTGAGCAAGCCAGTTACTTCCATCAACTCTAAGCACACCATTAACGGGGTGGGCCTTTGCGAACCTGCAGGGGAAAACAAGATTATCAATTGATTCAACGATTAAAACTCAATGCATGTTGTAAGAGATAGGATAGCAACATTCTTGACAGAACCAAGAAAAACTAAACAGAACCAGCCATGAGGATTAATTACTAATATTGCTTACCACAACCAGCACAGCTTTACGCCTTTACCAACATATAAGCAAATATATTTCATCTAGTTATAAACTTATAATCAGATCAGCAACATAGTAAATATGCCTCAAGCAACCAGTACAGCATTATTAGCAAAAACAAACAAGTCAGGTAACAAAAATGAAGTAGAAGAATACATGGATGTTTCAAGCAAGTAGATCTAACTCTTTCAAAGTTCCAACACACTGAATAAGACTATTGCCTAGAGTGCAAAGTAACTTTGGAAATCCACAGTAGTTGGCAAGGAGCATGCTTATATCAATTGTCAATAAAAGACCTTCAGGAAATATTTGAAGTTTGTTCCTTATTTTGAAGACTCGCATGGTTGCTGCAGATTGGACACACTGACTATTTTCTCAAACACTTGTCATCTTTAGTCTTGAAAGGCATGACAAAAAAGCTATATCATCTTTCCGACCTCGCGCATGCATAGTTTAACGCAAATTATGGGCAGGGCAAAATATAAAGACCACCATAAGAAGGCTTAGTTCTTGTGAGGTTCAGTTCATAAAAAGATAACTTTTGAAAACAGTGATCTCAACCTCGTTGAATTTGATAGGAGCGTGTGCATAATTTTCTAGATAACAGCATGCATCATTGACAAATTGCCATTCTTGTACAGTTGTTTTCAGCCTGAACTGTTACAGAAAAGGACATAACAGAAGGATACAGTGTCTTTTTTCAATGTTACTAGCATAGCAATATTACTGATTTATCATACCTAGGTAAACATAACGATGTCCTAATAATATGTTTTCTTCCAGCTTTCAGGAGCCACTATAATAATGTCAAAAACTATTGGGAATATTTTCTCAAACTGCTACTGTTTGATTGAACAAATGTACAACTTCGATCCACATAATGCTACTTCTAAAATGAAAAAAGCCAGATCGCATAATGTACTTAAAATGTTAGCATTACAATGCACATTAGAGGAAAGAAGTCTCCTCCCCCTTTTGCTTACCATCAACACAAAACATTACGATGGCATGCAACTGGAAATAACAATTTGAGTAAACTGCAAGGAAGTGCAAGTGTATCAGCAGATAATTTCAAACATCGAGCCAAATCAAGAAAAAAATCTAGACAAAACAAAGAAGCCCAAATTATAAACCATTCGCTCTTAGTATTTTCTGCAAAGCTGAACCCTACAAAATTTAGCGTAAGTGGTGGACGAATGCAAACTTAGCATAATTCACTGGATAGTACATGGTGCAATGTAACGCTGCTTCCAGTAATACTAATAAGTTTTTGCAATTTTCGTCCTTGATTTGGTTGGCAGGAAAAAAAACGTCAGTTGGATGCTTTACTGTAATGGCATAACCTAGAAATTGGCAACTGAAAATACCTTGTGTTGATGGGTGAGAAGTTAATGCCCCTTGGCAACCATTGTTTCATTGGCCTCTGCTCCAACTCTGCGCTTGCGCTTCTTTGAACCAGTTACAGCTTTTGCAGATGGGTTGGCGGATGTCCCAACTGCTGGTACAATGCTGTGTCCTTGAACACCTAATGAGTAAGATTTATGTTGTGACACAGGTGCTACATGATCCGGTCCGCCTGCAGAGGAGAGGTAAAGCAACATTTAACACTTGAGCTTGAGAAGGTTGTAGTCATGCTGTAACATTAGAAAAGGCATATCCAGCATATGCAAATGGAGATGTACCATATGCTGCATATGCAACAGGGCGCGTAAACTTTATAGGAGTAAAAGTAGTTGGGGTGCTTCCAGAAGATTTGATGGCAGTAATGAGTTGCTTCTTTGACCTAATGATTCCAATCATACAAGAGTTATCTGTAGCTGCAACACCAATTGAACTATTAGTTAGATGATGACAAGGCAAAAGATTCATTGGCACTTGATTTTTAATCATGATCAAAGGGAACATAAGACACCTAAGATTGACTTGATCGCAGCACGAGCTGCATTCTGCTCTGCATCCTTCTTGCTGGATGCAGATTCACCAGTATAGGTATTCCCATTAAACACCACAGATGCAACAAACATGGTGAAGGGCTTTTCGAGACGAACTACAGAGTAAGAGGGCCAAGTGGTTTTTGTCTTGACAGCAAATTCATAAAGAATTGATTTGCAGAACACCGCATCCTGAACAGAAAAAAGAATGTATACATTAGATGCACAAGGATTGAAAATTATAAATATATAGTTGAAAAGATGAGAGATTGCAAGTTGCAACCCCCACTAGCATCTCGAGCATATATCATACAAAAgagattttcttttctttttgctgagagagaaagagagaggtaTGAGGCGACACACTCCAAACACCACAACTGCACCACATGCCACACAAAAACACACATGTGCATCCAGCACACAACCTAGAAACTTATTGGCATCTCCAAGCAACCACAGAGCATGGGCACGTGCTTCCCCACTTAAAAATGACCTGAGTGCATGCACACTTCTAAATATGGTGCCAGCGCCTATTATAGGACTTGAACACAGTGGACTTGAGTGCAAAATATGCAATCTAAGAAGAAATTCTGTTCGTGAGCATATTAATATACAACAAAATAATAAGGAGAGTTCCAAAATCAAACAGGAAAAAAAAGGAGTGCAACAAGTTTAATTGAAAACCTCAGGTTACTATCTTACAATAATACAGTTCAGTATGGATAAACAAATTCCTAGATTTTAGTGGGGCGGCTAATTTGAGTACGCACGGCCACCAATGTGGGTAGTGCTGTGTGAGATAGCCAAGGATGCCAAGCTTTGAGTTCTCAGGTGTGTTGACTTCAGGAGCACTAGTGCAGTTATGTGCATGTTTTGTTGGTCGTTCTCTTTACGTTTCTGTGGCACCTGCGTACAAGTTACCCCAACTTAGTAGCCAGACCAGCTTTCATGTTTgttcaagaaaaagaaaaggataaGCAGAGAAGTATGCACATAAGTGTTAAGCCACAAGGAAGCTATGAGGAAACTTGTCAACTCTCAACTGTTTCTTCAGATAAGTTAGGTATCCCGTATCCATATTTACATAGATAATCAGAAACTCCACAATCATTAATGCTGTAATTTCTGATACCCACAAACCATACAGCTATTACATTAGCCCCATGAATAAATGCAATGAAAGGAGGAAACAGAGCAAAAGTGTAGTTACCCAGGTGTGTTTGTTGTTTTTTAAGGCAGCTTCCAATTTTATAATGTTTCATTTTTGAAGGCAAAATACTAGCTCAAGATTGTCTATATCACAATTCACATTACATACATAAACATGCTTGTTCATGAGGTGAAAAGATGATAAACTATTACCACAGGGAGCAGCTTCAAAAGGTATACCTGATTGATCAGCCCAAAGACCTCTTTAACATCACTCTCTCCAATTGTTGCCAAGATCTCATAAGCCACTCTTGCAGCATCCTGCTCTGCTTCCTTCTTACGACTGAAACTACTAGTTGATGAAAACTGCTTACCATCCACTTCTACTGTGCATTTGTACTTAGGTTGATGATACTCGCCCTCAAACTCAACCTTGTAGATCGGCAGATTCTTGTATGTTTGCACACAAAACTCTTGCAAGCGATTTTTATGCATATATTTCTCTGTGCAACACAAAACCACCAATCCACAAAATAGAAGAGCAGTTAGATAAT
The Panicum hallii strain FIL2 chromosome 6, PHallii_v3.1, whole genome shotgun sequence genome window above contains:
- the LOC112896675 gene encoding double-stranded RNA-binding protein 4-like, with amino-acid sequence MHKNRLQEFCVQTYKNLPIYKVEFEGEYHQPKYKCTVEVDGKQFSSTSSFSRKKEAEQDAARVAYEILATIGESDVKEVFGLINQDAVFCKSILYEFAVKTKTTWPSYSVVRLEKPFTMFVASVVFNGNTYTGESASSKKDAEQNAARAAIKSILATDNSCMIGIIRSKKQLITAIKSSGSTPTTFTPIKFTRPVAYAAYGGPDHVAPVSQHKSYSLGVQGHSIVPAVGTSANPSAKAVTGSKKRKRRVGAEANETMVAKGH